The DNA segment CAATGGAATAACCCATTTCATTGAACATATGCTTTTCAAGGGAACCAAGACTCGCAATGCCCGGGAAATAGCCTCTTCGCTGGAATCGTTGGGCGGCTCACTCAATGCTTTTACATCGCGGGAACAGACCTGCTTCCATGCGGTCGTCCTGGACGAGCATACCCCCCAGGCAGTGGATGTGATTTCGGATATTGTCATGAATTCTACTCTATCCCCGGTCAATCTGGAACGGGAAAAACTGGTGGTAATGGAAGAAATCAGAGAAGTCGATGAAACACCCTCGGATCTCATTCATGATCTATTTTCTAATTGCTTCTGGAGAGGACAAGCTTTGGGCTGGCCCATAATGGGATCAATCAGGAATATTAAAAGCATGACCCGGGGCGGGCTTTTGAAACATCTAAGGAATCATTACCGCGCCGGTCGTGTCGTAATTTCTGCGGCGGGGAATATTTCTCATCAGAGACTGCTCAAATTGGTGAGGGGCCGATTTGAATTTGCGTCGGGAGGCAGGGGACAGGAAAAGGCGGTATCATCGCCGGACCGATTTCTTCTTAAATCTTACCAAAAGAAGGGGAATCAAACTCACCTTTGCATTGGTTTTCCCGGCGTCAGTTTTTCTTCGCCCGAGAGAAATGTCTTGCTGGCCCTTCACGCATATCTGGGCGGGGGCATGTCCTCCGTTTTATTCCAGAAGATTCGAGAAGATAAGGGAATTGCTTATACGGTCTACACATTTCCTGATTTCTATAGGGATGGCGGACTTTTGGGGATATATCTGGCGGCCGACAAAAAGAAGGTACCCTCGGCGATTGATATCGTTCTCAGGGAACTGCGAAAAGTCAAACGTGAGCGGCTCTCGACCGATAAATTGTTCAAAGTCAAAGAGCAGATCAAAGGCAATATGACCTTGAGCCTGGAATCGACCATGAGCCGCATGAGCCGGCTGGCCCGTCAGGAAATTATGATCGGCCGTCGGATTTCAATCGATGAATCTCTGCGGGCGATCGATCGAATTACCGCCGATGACATTATCGAAATAGCGCGACGGATTCTTCGGCACGACATAATGACGGTGACCTCCCTCGGCTCAGCTCACGAAGACGAAATGGCTGCCGTCGATTGGAAATTATAATCGCATGAAAACGGGCTTTCTATGGCCATTCTCGCCTTCCATAATATAGAATATACCTTTCCCTTAGGCGTTAATTATTATTCCCCGACACGATTTAAAAGGCTTCTTTCATTTCTTCTTGACTCCGGAGATTCCTTTGTCGCTCTCGGTCAATATTTGCAGCGTGAAGATAATAGGAACGCAATTGCTCTGACATTCGATGACGGGTATTTGTCCTTTTATGATGCGGTCTGGCCGATTCTTAAAGCCTTCTCAGTACCGGCCACAATTTTTGTCCCGTATAATTATATTGGCAAGGATAACGATTGGGATTATATGAATTTTATTCGAAAAAGCGCTCATCTCGATATAAACCGATTGAAGAAACTGGCCGGGGATGGAAATATAGAAATTGGCTCGCACGGGATGAATCATAGATCCCTGTCGAATATGGCCGATCGCCTCCTGATGGTGGAACTGGAACATTCCCGGAAAGGTCTGGAGGATATAATAGATCGCCCTGTGCGCTTTATCAGTTTCCCTTTTGGCCGGTTTGATTCCCGCACCGAGCGCTTTGCTCTCAAAGCAGGCTATTTGCGGGGATTTTCCCTTTCGCACTTTTCCCGGGGAAACCTGGGTTTTACGCTGCCCCGGTTTTCCATAGGATATCACGACACCCCCTATTCAGTTCTGCAAAAGATTGGCGGTGGTCCGCTTGCCGGTTTGGAGAAAGCCAAGGGAGCCATTCTCAATTCCTATTCGTCCGGGACGATCCTCCTGAATAGGATCCGTTCTCGAGGGGAACGCCGGACATTTTGATATCTCAAAGTAATTCCAAAAAAACTTGATAATTTAACCGCATTGGCTTAAATTCATCAACTTGAATATAGAGCTTATAACGGAAAAAATTTATGCTGAATGAGAGAAATTCCGACTTAAAGTATAACTTTAAAGAGATCGAAGAAAAATGGCACCGGGTCTGGGAAAATGAACGGCTCTACCGGGCGCCCGACCTTCCCGGAAAAGATAAATTCTATATCCTGGTGATGTTTGCCTACCCCTCCGGCGACATTCATATGGGCCATTTCCGCAACTATATTATTGGTGATGCCGTTGCTCGCTACCAGATGATGAGAGGAAAACAGGTTCTAAATCCTTTCGGCTGGGACGCCTTTGGTCTGCCGGCCGAACGCGCCGCTATCCAGAGGGGCCTTCATCCGGCGGACTGGACTTATAGGAATATCGAGATTTCCCGCGCCACTCTGCAGAAAACCGAGGTTTCATTTGACTGGTCACGGGAAGTCATTTCCTGCAGTCCCGATTATTATAAATGGACACAGTGGATGTTTGCCCGCCTGTTCGACCACGGCCTCGCCTATCAAAAGACCGGCTGGGTAAACTGGTGCCCGGAAGATAAAACGGTTCTGGCTAACGAACAAGTTGTTAATGGGACATGCGAACGTTGCCACACGCCGGTGGAGAAGCGCGAATTAAAGCAGTGGTATTTCCGTATTACAGATTATGCCGAACGCCTGGTAAGAGATCTTGAAAAGCTCCCTCACTGGCCGGAAAATGTGAAAACCATGCAGCGGGAATGGATCGGCCGCTCCGTCGGGGCCGAAATTGAATTCACGATAAAGGATTCCGGCGAAAAATTACCGATTTTTACAACTCGCCCGGACACTATTTTCGGCGTAACATTCATGGCTATTGCCCCGGAATCCCCCATAGTCGACCGCCTCAATTTGGATGGAGAGCATAAACTCAGAGTCGAGGAATATCGCCGGATGGCCCTTAAACGATCTGAAATAGACCGGTCCGCCGCGACAGGGGAGAAGGACGGCGTCTTCACGGGAAAATATGCCATTAATCCATTCAACGGAGAAGAGGTGCAGTTATGGGTGGCCGATTATGTCCTCGCCGGCTACGGCACGGGCGCCGTAATGGCCGTTCCGGGACATGACAGCCGCGATTTTCTCTTTGCAAAAAAATATAATATCCCGATAAAGATAGTCATTCATCCCGATGCCGAAATAAAACTTAATTTGGCCGACATGAATGACGCCTACGCTGATCACGGGGTCATGGTAAATTCGGGCCAATTTGACGGATTAGCGGGGGAAGAGGCCATAAGGAAAGTTACGGCCTTCGCCGCAGAAAAGGGATTTGGCCGGGAAAAGATCAATTATAAACTCCGTGACTGGCTAATCTCCCGCCAGCGTTACTGGGGGGCGCCGATTCCGATAATTCATTGCCCCAATTGCGGCCCGGTGGCGGTACCGGATGAGAATCTTCCGGTGCTGTTGCCCAAAGTTGAAAATTATCTGCCCAAAGGACGTTCTCCACTTGCCGACGTCCCCGAGTATATGAATGTCAAATGCCCCAAATGCGGGCAGGATGCCGAGCGGGACCCGGACACAATGGATACATTTGTCTGTTCCTCGTGGTATTACCTTCGCTATCTTGATCCCCACAACGACGGAATTCCCTTCGATAAAAATAAAGCGGCGGCCTGGATGCCGATTGATCAGTACATCGGCGGCATAACCCATGCCACGGGGCACCTGATCTATTTCCGCTTTTTCCAGAAATTTCTTAAGGATATCGGCTGGGTCAAAGATGACGAGCCGGCCCTGGCGCTTTTTAATCACGGCATGGTAATGGACGAAAAATGGGAAGTGATGTCAAAATCCAAGGGAAATGTCCACTCGCCGATAGAACCGATGAAACAACGCGGCATCGATATAACTCGTTTAGCGATGTTTTTTACCGCTCCGTCGGAAAAGCCGATCGCCTGGAGCGAGGACTATCTGGTAGGCGTCGAGAAATTTATAACGGGTCGATTTTACCCGCTAATCGCTTCCTATCGCGGCACGCAACCCGATTTAAAGTGTTACTTTAAGACAAATAGTCTGAACGACTCTGAGAAAAAAATCTATATTCGGCTGAATCAGACTATTCAAAAAGTCGATGACGATTATCGCCGGATGCAATTTAACACTGCGATTTCTGCCTTAATGGAACTGGTTAGGGATATTGATTTTGGGAGAATTGAAAACGACGAGTTCAACGATTATTTGATTCTTAAGACCATTCAGTTAATCGCCCCGATGGCGCCGTTTCTGGCCGAGGAAATGTGGCATAAATGTGACCGAGAGGTATCGGTGTTCAGAAGCAGTTGGCCGGTATTTGATCCCGCGGCCATTCATTTTGATACAGTCAGTATTGCCATTCAGGTTAACGGGAAACTGAGATCCGAGGTTTCAATAGGCCGGAACGCTTCCGAAGAAGAAGTATTCAAATTGGCTGCAGACGATCCGCGAGTGATCAATCATTTGGATGGAAAGAAAGTCATAAAGAAGATTCTGGTGCCGAATAAGCTTCTAAATATCGTGGTAAAATAGATAAAAATTGAAATCGGAATGGTGAGGTCAATGAATCGGGTAAAATAAGTTAACATAATATATCTTTTGGGACACAATTTGCCATCCAATCAGCCTTAAGTAATATCCAGCACCCTGCCCTGAGCGATTCTTTAGCTTAAAGAGATTAAAGCTTCTGGAAAGCCCAATTGGCCAGACGCCTGGCCTGGCTGAATCGCGAATTCGGCCCGGGGGCGCCCAATACCACGACCGTTAGTTGGCGTCCCTGGCGATCTTCAATTATTGTGGTAAGGCAATAAGCAGATTCCGATATATATCCCGTCTTCCCTGCCAGCACGCGATATCTGGAAAATAGAAGTTTGTTAGTGTTGACTATTTTTCGCCCTCTCCGGCGGTTGATTGGCTTAAAATTAAATTCCTTGAGGGAGGTTATCCGTGCAATTTCAGGATAACTGATAGCAGCATTCACAAGACGCGCGCAGTCGGCCGCGGTGGAGCGATTTCTTTCATCAAGCCCGGTCGGTTCGAACATGATTGTATTTTCCATCCCGATTTCCAGAGCCTTGGAATTCATGAGAGCGGCGAATTCGTTTATGTCCGAGGTCACCGATCGGGCCACCGCCCGCGCCGCCCTGTTATCGGAACGAATCAGGGCTGCGCACAGAAGATCCCGAACTTTCACCCGGTCTCCAAAGCGGAGAATCGAGCGTGATGATTTATAGCAGTCGTCCTTGGAAATCACGATAATCGAATCGGGATTATAATTATCCAAGACGACCATGGCCGTCAACAGCTTAGAAATTGATGCCACCGGCGTCGTTTCATGGGCATTATAGGAATATATCACACGGTGGCTGCCGTTATCGATGACCAGCCCCGAACGCAGATTAACCCGGATTCCCCTGCAAATGTTGGTATCCGGGAGTTGAAATTCAAAATATGTTTTTTTAACCGGCGTCCCGGCGATGGACGCCGATGTCGATTCTGTCAGCGTAACCTTGCTGCCGACAATAAATACAATAATGGCGACCAGAGTCAACAACCCGGATATCCTGAAAATTCTCCAACGCAATATTCTGGACATCAATATTTAACCCACCTGATTATTTCCGGCAAAGTCGGCCTTTTGCCATACATCAATATGCCGACACGGAAAATTTTCGAAGCCAGCCAAATAACAAATACCGTCGTTGCCGCCGTCAGGAGCACTCCAATTATCGCCTGTACAATTATCGGATTGCCTAAAGAGAAACTTTCGGGGGCGATCACGTTTAATCGCAGAATCATCATGGTGGGCGTAAAGAATGGAATCAGCGATAATGTGGTAGCAATAGCAGAATCCGGCTCCTGAATGATATACATGGCGAGAATCACCGGCAAAATGAGTGACATGGTGATGGGGAAAAGATAATTCTGGGCTTCCTTATCGGTATTGCAGAGCGAACCGATGAGCGCAAAAAGAGTCGAATATAAAATATATCCGATAATAAGAAACAAAACGAAAAAGACGATTAAAACCGGGTTAAAGATAACTCCCGAAATATCCGTGCTGACATTCAAAGCGCCCCGATATGAATAGAGACCCAACCCGATAATTATCCAGACCCCTACCTGTGTCAATGATGCCAGTCCCAACCCGATAATTTTCCCGGCCATCAACTGAAATGATGACACCGACGAAACCATTACTTCTATAATTCGTGAATTCTTTTCTTCGATTACCGAGCGCATCAAAATCTGACCATAACCGATCACCGTCATAAAAATTATCATCACAAAGATAATCCCACCCATATACATTGTCAAAAAATCTCGTTCCTTCCCACCCGGGGCTTCCTGTCTGAGGTCTATTCTGCGGGTCAGATAGAGGACCGAATCGATCTGGAGATTGACATTTGATTTCTCCAGCCTCAGTCCCGCGAGTATATCCGATAACTTTTTTTCGAAACGAGTGCCCGTGGCGATACTGAACGATTTGGAGACCAGAGCGACCGAGTCATTCAATGTAGCATCCTTGCCAATAATTAAATAGCTCTTTAGGTTTTGATTCAGGACGAGGGAGTCCAGTCTTTGGCGGGTCGCCGCCAATTCGGCTGAATCTTCTGGATTAACCCTCA comes from the Candidatus Zixiibacteriota bacterium genome and includes:
- a CDS encoding conserved membrane hypothetical protein (Evidence 4 : Unknown function but conserved in other organisms) → MKKLWILISREYAQVVKKKSFLIGIILTPLLMIGLSVLPALLASKKPAATEHISIIDLDNQAIGEKFAEAIKNYKLKNGNPSYEIDEILRVNPEDSAELAATRQRLDSLVLNQNLKSYLIIGKDATLNDSVALVSKSFSIATGTRFEKKLSDILAGLRLEKSNVNLQIDSVLYLTRRIDLRQEAPGGKERDFLTMYMGGIIFVMIIFMTVIGYGQILMRSVIEEKNSRIIEVMVSSVSSFQLMAGKIIGLGLASLTQVGVWIIIGLGLYSYRGALNVSTDISGVIFNPVLIVFFVLFLIIGYILYSTLFALIGSLCNTDKEAQNYLFPITMSLILPVILAMYIIQEPDSAIATTLSLIPFFTPTMMILRLNVIAPESFSLGNPIIVQAIIGVLLTAATTVFVIWLASKIFRVGILMYGKRPTLPEIIRWVKY
- a CDS encoding conserved hypothetical protein (Evidence 4 : Unknown function but conserved in other organisms), coding for MSRILRWRIFRISGLLTLVAIIVFIVGSKVTLTESTSASIAGTPVKKTYFEFQLPDTNICRGIRVNLRSGLVIDNGSHRVIYSYNAHETTPVASISKLLTAMVVLDNYNPDSIIVISKDDCYKSSRSILRFGDRVKVRDLLCAALIRSDNRAARAVARSVTSDINEFAALMNSKALEIGMENTIMFEPTGLDERNRSTAADCARLVNAAISYPEIARITSLKEFNFKPINRRRGRKIVNTNKLLFSRYRVLAGKTGYISESAYCLTTIIEDRQGRQLTVVVLGAPGPNSRFSQARRLANWAFQKL
- a CDS encoding putative Polysaccharide deacetylase (Evidence 3 : Putative function from multiple computational evidences); translation: MAILAFHNIEYTFPLGVNYYSPTRFKRLLSFLLDSGDSFVALGQYLQREDNRNAIALTFDDGYLSFYDAVWPILKAFSVPATIFVPYNYIGKDNDWDYMNFIRKSAHLDINRLKKLAGDGNIEIGSHGMNHRSLSNMADRLLMVELEHSRKGLEDIIDRPVRFISFPFGRFDSRTERFALKAGYLRGFSLSHFSRGNLGFTLPRFSIGYHDTPYSVLQKIGGGPLAGLEKAKGAILNSYSSGTILLNRIRSRGERRTF
- the leuS gene encoding Leucine--tRNA ligase, with the translated sequence MLNERNSDLKYNFKEIEEKWHRVWENERLYRAPDLPGKDKFYILVMFAYPSGDIHMGHFRNYIIGDAVARYQMMRGKQVLNPFGWDAFGLPAERAAIQRGLHPADWTYRNIEISRATLQKTEVSFDWSREVISCSPDYYKWTQWMFARLFDHGLAYQKTGWVNWCPEDKTVLANEQVVNGTCERCHTPVEKRELKQWYFRITDYAERLVRDLEKLPHWPENVKTMQREWIGRSVGAEIEFTIKDSGEKLPIFTTRPDTIFGVTFMAIAPESPIVDRLNLDGEHKLRVEEYRRMALKRSEIDRSAATGEKDGVFTGKYAINPFNGEEVQLWVADYVLAGYGTGAVMAVPGHDSRDFLFAKKYNIPIKIVIHPDAEIKLNLADMNDAYADHGVMVNSGQFDGLAGEEAIRKVTAFAAEKGFGREKINYKLRDWLISRQRYWGAPIPIIHCPNCGPVAVPDENLPVLLPKVENYLPKGRSPLADVPEYMNVKCPKCGQDAERDPDTMDTFVCSSWYYLRYLDPHNDGIPFDKNKAAAWMPIDQYIGGITHATGHLIYFRFFQKFLKDIGWVKDDEPALALFNHGMVMDEKWEVMSKSKGNVHSPIEPMKQRGIDITRLAMFFTAPSEKPIAWSEDYLVGVEKFITGRFYPLIASYRGTQPDLKCYFKTNSLNDSEKKIYIRLNQTIQKVDDDYRRMQFNTAISALMELVRDIDFGRIENDEFNDYLILKTIQLIAPMAPFLAEEMWHKCDREVSVFRSSWPVFDPAAIHFDTVSIAIQVNGKLRSEVSIGRNASEEEVFKLAADDPRVINHLDGKKVIKKILVPNKLLNIVVK
- the ymxG gene encoding Uncharacterized zinc protease YmxG: MKSRSEYQKSVLPSGLRIVTEQVPSARSVAFGVWIDTGSRDETREVNGITHFIEHMLFKGTKTRNAREIASSLESLGGSLNAFTSREQTCFHAVVLDEHTPQAVDVISDIVMNSTLSPVNLEREKLVVMEEIREVDETPSDLIHDLFSNCFWRGQALGWPIMGSIRNIKSMTRGGLLKHLRNHYRAGRVVISAAGNISHQRLLKLVRGRFEFASGGRGQEKAVSSPDRFLLKSYQKKGNQTHLCIGFPGVSFSSPERNVLLALHAYLGGGMSSVLFQKIREDKGIAYTVYTFPDFYRDGGLLGIYLAADKKKVPSAIDIVLRELRKVKRERLSTDKLFKVKEQIKGNMTLSLESTMSRMSRLARQEIMIGRRISIDESLRAIDRITADDIIEIARRILRHDIMTVTSLGSAHEDEMAAVDWKL